A single window of Flavobacterium aestivum DNA harbors:
- a CDS encoding S41 family peptidase: MHTLFQKKFIIPVIASAFLYVGVSFKDDYFEIAKQIEIFTTLFKELNKNYVDETTPADLMNNAIKGMLSSLDPYTVYFNEQEVLKFKINNTGEYTGIGALITRKDDKLIIKEPYKNFPADKAGLKAGDEIIQIGDTPLTDFKDDASQLLKGSKNTKIDIKYIRQGKTLSTVIVLDEVEIKSVPYFGKIDAKTGYIVLARFNNKASNETKEALEQLKREGAERIVLDLRGNPGGLLNEAVNICNLFVPKNETIVTTKSKIEKHNNTYKTTKEPVDTNIPLVILVNGRSASASEIVSGALQDLDRAVILGSRSFGKGLVQRPVELTYGTQLKVTISRYYTPSGRCIQALDYAHKDKNGVATRTDAKNYNTFKTRKGRTVYDGGGVLPDIEMEETKTSPITNALLKNDGIFQYATYYYYKNPNLGTKIPTLTDADYSDFKQFLKTQKLTFDTETEIALKNTLATAKKENLDESISTEYQQLLTALQKSENNQLDKNQKEIKGLLLDEIIKRYQYQEGLYDYYIKNNAEIKKAVAILNNPVEYNGILKN; encoded by the coding sequence ATGCATACTCTTTTTCAAAAAAAATTCATCATTCCAGTTATTGCATCAGCATTTTTATATGTAGGTGTTAGTTTTAAAGACGACTATTTTGAGATTGCAAAACAGATAGAGATTTTCACCACACTATTCAAGGAATTGAACAAGAATTATGTAGATGAAACTACTCCTGCAGATTTGATGAACAACGCTATAAAAGGGATGTTGAGTTCCCTTGATCCTTATACAGTTTATTTTAATGAACAGGAAGTACTTAAATTCAAGATCAATAATACTGGTGAATATACCGGAATTGGAGCTTTGATAACCCGAAAAGACGATAAATTAATTATAAAAGAGCCTTACAAAAACTTCCCGGCAGATAAAGCGGGACTCAAGGCCGGAGACGAAATTATCCAAATTGGTGATACACCATTGACCGACTTCAAAGATGACGCTTCACAACTTTTGAAAGGTTCAAAAAACACTAAAATCGACATTAAATACATTCGTCAGGGAAAAACACTTTCAACTGTAATTGTATTGGATGAAGTCGAGATCAAATCGGTTCCTTATTTCGGAAAAATAGATGCAAAAACTGGGTATATAGTATTGGCCCGCTTTAACAACAAAGCTTCAAATGAAACCAAAGAGGCTCTAGAACAACTAAAAAGAGAAGGAGCCGAAAGAATCGTTCTGGATTTAAGGGGCAATCCTGGAGGGTTATTGAACGAAGCTGTAAATATCTGCAATCTTTTCGTACCCAAAAATGAAACTATTGTTACCACTAAATCAAAAATAGAAAAACACAACAACACCTATAAAACTACCAAGGAGCCTGTAGACACAAACATACCGCTAGTTATTTTAGTAAATGGACGAAGTGCATCTGCCTCCGAAATTGTTTCTGGAGCATTACAGGATTTGGATCGTGCTGTAATTTTGGGCAGTCGTAGCTTTGGAAAAGGATTAGTACAAAGACCTGTAGAATTAACATATGGAACACAGCTCAAAGTAACTATTTCGCGTTACTATACTCCTTCAGGCAGATGCATTCAAGCATTAGATTATGCTCATAAAGATAAAAATGGTGTTGCTACTAGAACCGATGCCAAAAACTACAACACCTTTAAAACCAGAAAAGGAAGAACAGTTTATGATGGAGGCGGTGTTTTACCAGATATAGAAATGGAAGAAACCAAAACTAGCCCTATAACTAATGCATTGCTAAAAAACGATGGGATTTTTCAGTATGCAACATACTACTATTACAAAAATCCTAATTTAGGAACTAAGATTCCAACGCTTACAGATGCTGATTACTCAGATTTCAAACAATTTTTGAAAACACAAAAACTAACTTTTGATACCGAGACTGAAATCGCTTTAAAAAATACTTTGGCTACTGCCAAAAAAGAAAATCTAGACGAATCTATTTCTACTGAATATCAACAATTGCTTACAGCTCTTCAAAAATCCGAAAACAATCAATTAGATAAAAACCAAAAAGAAATCAAAGGTTTACTGCTAGACGAAATCATCAAACGTTATCAATATCAAGAAGGATTGTACGATTATTATATAAAAAATAATGCCGAAATCAAGAAAGCTGTTGCTATTTTGAATAACCCTGTAGAATATAATGGTATTTTGAAAAACTAA
- a CDS encoding GNAT family N-acetyltransferase has product MTIEWKIKPFEALTVNELYDILQLRSRIFVVEQNCVYLDLDGKDKVALHLFGIFDGKIVAHARLFKAGISFDNASIGRVTVDPDYRDRKWGHDLMNEAISGIQIYFGESQITIGAQLYLKKFYESHGFVQTSEMYLEDDIPHIEMVRN; this is encoded by the coding sequence ATGACTATAGAATGGAAAATAAAGCCTTTTGAGGCATTAACGGTTAATGAACTATATGATATACTCCAATTACGAAGTAGAATCTTTGTAGTGGAGCAAAACTGTGTCTATCTTGATCTTGATGGCAAGGATAAAGTGGCTTTACATCTTTTTGGGATTTTTGATGGCAAAATTGTGGCTCACGCTCGACTTTTCAAAGCTGGAATCAGTTTTGATAACGCTTCAATTGGGAGAGTAACTGTAGATCCTGACTATAGAGATAGAAAATGGGGACACGATTTAATGAACGAAGCCATTTCGGGTATACAGATTTATTTTGGCGAAAGCCAAATTACTATTGGAGCGCAATTGTATCTTAAAAAATTCTACGAAAGCCATGGATTTGTTCAAACCAGCGAAATGTATCTAGAAGATGATATTCCGCATATCGAGATGGTGAGGAATTAG
- a CDS encoding ribonuclease P protein component translates to MNFTYPKTEKLKSKITIGLLFTEGKSVSKYPLRLVYNTGTFGEGEKIKIGVSVSKKYFKKAVDRNYFKRVLRETYRLNKHLLLDNLDQPYSFMFFYQSKDRLSYDEINTKTIQLFEKFIQQIKKEETTP, encoded by the coding sequence ATGAATTTTACCTATCCCAAAACAGAAAAACTAAAAAGTAAAATCACTATCGGTTTATTATTTACCGAAGGAAAATCTGTTTCTAAATATCCTCTACGATTGGTTTATAATACCGGGACTTTTGGCGAAGGTGAAAAAATAAAAATTGGTGTCTCGGTTTCTAAAAAATATTTTAAAAAAGCCGTAGATCGCAATTATTTCAAACGTGTGCTTCGCGAAACTTATAGACTCAACAAACATTTACTACTTGACAATCTGGATCAGCCTTATTCATTTATGTTTTTCTATCAAAGCAAAGACCGATTGAGTTATGATGAAATCAACACAAAAACTATACAGCTTTTCGAGAAATTTATTCAACAAATAAAAAAAGAAGAAACGACTCCATAA
- a CDS encoding lysophospholipid acyltransferase family protein — protein sequence MQKIISYPLSFVVLMLVLLTLVVFHPIQWICLNAFGYQAHKKSVDYLNFILLKIVLLLGTTFSFEGRENIPKGVPVIFVANHQSLYDIIAMIWFLRRSHPKFVSKKELGKGVPSVSFNLRHGGSVLIDRKDPKQAIPSIKKLSEYIEKEKRSAVIFPEGTRSKNGKPKEFAQSGLKILCKYAPSAYVVPVSINNSWKLVKYGTFPYGLGNRITFVVHEAIAVKDYGSDEIVKMAETAVVKGIKI from the coding sequence ATGCAAAAAATTATTTCGTATCCCTTATCTTTTGTTGTTTTAATGTTAGTTCTTTTGACATTGGTGGTTTTTCACCCGATTCAATGGATTTGTTTAAATGCTTTTGGATATCAGGCGCATAAGAAAAGTGTCGATTATCTTAATTTTATTTTATTGAAAATAGTTCTTTTGTTGGGTACTACTTTCAGTTTTGAAGGAAGAGAAAATATACCAAAAGGGGTACCAGTTATATTTGTTGCTAATCATCAGAGTTTGTATGATATTATTGCTATGATTTGGTTCTTGCGACGATCTCATCCAAAATTTGTGAGTAAGAAAGAATTAGGGAAGGGAGTTCCAAGTGTTTCGTTTAATTTGAGACATGGAGGTTCTGTACTTATTGACCGTAAAGATCCAAAACAAGCGATACCATCTATTAAAAAATTATCTGAATATATAGAAAAAGAAAAAAGATCAGCAGTTATTTTTCCAGAAGGAACACGTAGCAAAAACGGGAAACCAAAAGAGTTTGCTCAAAGCGGATTGAAAATTTTATGCAAGTATGCACCATCGGCATATGTAGTTCCGGTAAGTATCAATAATTCATGGAAATTGGTAAAATATGGAACTTTTCCATATGGTTTAGGAAATCGTATTACCTTTGTAGTACACGAAGCAATCGCGGTTAAGGATTATGGTTCTGATGAAATAGTAAAAATGGCCGAAACGGCAGTTGTAAAAGGAATAAAAATTTAA
- a CDS encoding DUF4837 family protein, producing MMNKKPILFVFLSLLFFLSCSKKNDNLVRHSSGKINSISVVIDDNLWYGVIGDSIRNKFARPVEGLPKEEPLFDINQYPTHLMEGFMTKSRTIIVIKKTDQNVFEIKKDQYATPQNVFHISGKSVSAILEILETHAPQIIQIIEKGEIIEHQRLLSDSILNPKVIQKQFQVVLKVPNSYSYTIKKTDFVWLKKECISGSNSLLISKLPLSSIKSNLNVFSRILKLQDSIGGLYVKGTEPESTMYIDQSYPIYFFKTKVGGKVAYVTKGTWRLKDSFMFGPFVNYMILDADKNRILFLEGFSYSPSRDKRDFMHELESVIQGAKM from the coding sequence ATGATGAATAAAAAGCCTATTTTATTTGTATTTCTGTCCTTACTCTTTTTTCTTTCTTGCTCCAAGAAAAATGATAATTTGGTACGACATTCTTCAGGGAAAATCAATTCTATATCGGTAGTTATAGATGATAACCTTTGGTATGGCGTTATTGGAGACAGTATTAGAAATAAATTTGCCCGTCCAGTTGAAGGTTTACCAAAAGAAGAACCATTATTTGACATAAATCAATATCCTACCCATTTGATGGAAGGATTTATGACCAAAAGCAGGACGATTATTGTAATCAAGAAAACCGATCAAAATGTTTTTGAGATTAAGAAAGATCAGTATGCTACGCCACAAAATGTGTTTCATATCTCAGGAAAATCAGTTTCGGCAATTCTTGAAATTTTAGAAACACACGCTCCACAAATAATCCAAATTATAGAAAAAGGGGAAATCATTGAGCACCAAAGACTGTTAAGTGATTCTATCCTTAATCCTAAGGTTATTCAGAAACAATTTCAAGTTGTTCTGAAAGTTCCCAATAGTTATTCTTATACTATTAAAAAGACTGATTTTGTATGGCTAAAAAAAGAGTGCATTAGCGGTAGTAATAGTTTGCTAATCTCTAAACTGCCTTTGAGCTCGATAAAAAGCAATTTGAATGTATTTTCAAGAATTTTAAAGCTTCAAGATTCTATAGGAGGGTTATATGTAAAAGGAACTGAGCCGGAATCAACAATGTATATCGATCAATCCTACCCCATTTACTTTTTTAAAACCAAAGTAGGAGGGAAAGTTGCTTATGTAACAAAAGGGACTTGGCGATTAAAAGATAGTTTTATGTTTGGGCCTTTCGTGAATTATATGATTTTGGATGCTGATAAAAATAGGATTTTGTTTTTAGAAGGATTTAGTTATTCCCCTTCAAGAGACAAGCGTGATTTTATGCATGAATTAGAGTCAGTCATACAAGGAGCAAAGATGTAG